The Streptomyces albofaciens JCM 4342 genome has a segment encoding these proteins:
- a CDS encoding ATP-dependent helicase — protein MATAALDSFSPATRDWFTGAFRAPTAAQEGAWRAIGAGSDVLVVAPTGSGKTLAAFLASLDRLASVPPPAEPKKRCRVLYVSPLKALAVDVERNLRSPLTGIRQESVRQGLPEPDIRVGIRSGDTPAAERRAIATRPPDILITTPESLFLMLTSSAREALEGVETVIVDEVHAVAGTKRGAHLALSLERLDHLLERPARRIGLSATVRPVEEVARYLSPQRRVEIVQPPSGKEFDLSVVVPVEDLGELGGSPVQEGDTGEKPSIWPHVEEKIADLVQAHRSTIVFANSRRLAERLCNRLNEIAYERATGEALPEDHSPAELMAESGAAKGAPALLARAHHGSVSKEQRAQVEEDLKAGRLPAVVATSSLELGIDMGAVDLVVQVESPPSVASGLQRVGRAGHQVGAVSRGVVFPKYRGDLVQAAVVTERMRAGSIESLRVPANPLDVLAQQLVAMVSMDTWDVTELLALVRRSASFASLPESAFNGVLDMLAGRYPSDAFAELRPRVVWDRVAQTVTGRPGAQRLAVTSGGTIPDRGLFGVFLAGADPKKGGGRVGELDEEMVYESRVGDVFTLGTTSWRIEDITRDRVLVSPAPGVPGRLPFWKGDQLGRPLELGRALGAFLREIGSLDPEAARARLAAAGLDDWATGNVLSYLAEQKQSCGHVPDDRTIVVERFRDELGDWRVVVHSPFGAQVHAPWALALGARLAERYGMDAQVMHADDGIVLRLPDADLMGLDLLDSDTGDFDPAARGMEYDPEQSPVGAADVVFDKGEVDQVVTDQVGGSALFASRFRECAARALLLPRRNPGKRTPLWQQRQRASQLLQVAGEFGSFPIVLEAVRECLQDVFDVPGLTELMGDIEARRVRLVEVTTPEPSPFARSLLFGYVAQFLYEGDSPLAERRAAALSLDSRLLAELLGQAELRELLDADVLAELESELQWRTEDRRVKDAEGVADLLRMLGPLTDAELSERGADPAWVRELASARRAITVRIAGQDHWAAVEDAGRLRDALGTALPVGVPESFTEPVKDPLGDLLSRYARTHGPFTSDQAAARFGLGTAVTDGALQRLASAGRVVQGEFHPSGIGQEWCDAQVLRRLRRRSLAALRHELEPVPPAALASFLPQWQQVGPLTPKAPYGAGAQRGGSYGLRGIDGVVRAVEQLQGAAVPASALEKLVLPSRVGDYAPALLDELTSTGEVLWAGAGALPGKDGWISLYLADTAPLLLPPPHPLELSPLHQSVLQALAPGYGLFFRQLADQVRATTHPECTDPQLADVLWDLAWSGRLTNDTLAPLRALLGSGRTSGSTAHRAKRAVPRGRYGTLTAATGRTGRPTASRSGPPTVAGRWSLLPAPEPEPTHRAHALARTLLDRHGVVTRGAVAAEGVEGGFSAAYRVLAAFEETGQARRGYVVEGLGAAQFAMDGAVDRLRAVNTSRERTADEYPQEAPGGRRTTGPQRALVLAAADPANAYGAALSWPEPPDGSTHKPGRKAGSLVVLVDGELTLYMERGGKTLLAWAQSGEAGTSDPGSPAGTRLRLALEALADAARAGALGTITVERVNGAAALTAPLAPALEAAGFHPTPRGFRLRP, from the coding sequence ATGGCCACGGCAGCGCTCGACTCGTTCTCCCCCGCGACCCGCGACTGGTTCACGGGGGCGTTCCGCGCGCCCACCGCCGCGCAGGAGGGCGCCTGGCGGGCCATCGGCGCGGGGTCGGACGTGCTGGTGGTCGCGCCGACCGGCTCCGGCAAGACCCTGGCCGCCTTCCTCGCCTCGCTCGACCGGCTCGCGAGCGTCCCGCCGCCCGCCGAGCCGAAGAAGCGCTGCCGCGTGCTGTACGTCTCCCCGCTGAAGGCCCTCGCGGTCGACGTCGAGCGCAACCTGCGCAGCCCGCTCACCGGCATCCGCCAGGAATCCGTCCGCCAGGGGCTGCCCGAGCCCGACATCCGGGTGGGCATCCGCTCCGGCGACACCCCGGCCGCCGAGCGCCGCGCGATCGCCACCCGGCCGCCGGACATCCTCATCACCACCCCCGAGTCGCTGTTCCTCATGCTCACCTCCTCGGCCCGGGAGGCACTCGAAGGCGTCGAGACGGTGATCGTGGACGAGGTGCACGCCGTCGCGGGCACGAAGCGCGGCGCCCACCTCGCGCTCTCCCTGGAGCGGCTGGACCACCTGCTGGAGCGCCCGGCCCGCCGTATCGGACTGTCGGCGACGGTGCGCCCGGTGGAGGAGGTCGCCCGGTATCTGTCACCGCAGCGCCGGGTGGAGATCGTCCAGCCGCCGTCCGGCAAGGAGTTCGACCTGTCGGTCGTGGTTCCCGTGGAAGACCTGGGCGAGCTGGGCGGCTCCCCCGTCCAGGAGGGCGACACCGGCGAGAAGCCCTCCATCTGGCCGCATGTCGAGGAGAAGATCGCCGACCTGGTGCAGGCCCACCGCTCGACGATCGTCTTCGCCAACTCCCGCCGTCTCGCCGAGCGCCTGTGCAACCGGCTGAACGAGATCGCCTACGAACGCGCCACCGGCGAGGCGCTGCCCGAGGACCACTCCCCCGCCGAGCTGATGGCCGAGTCGGGCGCCGCCAAGGGGGCGCCCGCGCTGCTGGCCCGCGCCCACCACGGCTCGGTGTCCAAGGAGCAGCGCGCCCAGGTGGAGGAGGACCTGAAGGCGGGCCGGCTGCCGGCCGTGGTCGCCACGTCCAGCCTGGAGCTGGGTATCGACATGGGCGCGGTCGACCTGGTCGTGCAGGTCGAGTCCCCGCCGTCGGTCGCCTCCGGCCTCCAGCGGGTCGGCCGCGCGGGCCACCAGGTCGGCGCGGTGTCCCGGGGCGTGGTCTTCCCCAAGTACCGCGGCGACCTGGTGCAGGCCGCGGTCGTCACGGAACGGATGCGGGCGGGCTCCATCGAGTCGCTGCGCGTCCCGGCCAACCCGCTGGACGTGCTGGCCCAGCAGCTGGTCGCGATGGTGTCGATGGACACCTGGGACGTGACGGAGCTGCTGGCCCTGGTCCGCCGCTCCGCCTCCTTCGCGTCGCTGCCCGAGTCGGCGTTCAACGGCGTCCTGGACATGCTCGCGGGCCGCTATCCGTCCGACGCCTTCGCCGAGCTGCGCCCCCGGGTCGTGTGGGACCGGGTGGCGCAGACGGTCACCGGCCGCCCCGGCGCGCAGCGGCTGGCCGTCACGTCCGGCGGCACGATCCCCGACCGGGGCCTCTTCGGTGTCTTCCTCGCCGGTGCCGACCCGAAGAAGGGAGGCGGCCGGGTCGGGGAGCTGGACGAGGAGATGGTCTACGAGTCCCGCGTCGGCGATGTCTTCACGCTCGGTACGACCTCCTGGCGCATCGAGGACATCACCCGCGACCGGGTGCTGGTCTCCCCCGCCCCCGGGGTCCCCGGCCGGCTGCCCTTCTGGAAGGGCGACCAGCTCGGCCGCCCCCTCGAACTGGGCCGCGCCCTGGGCGCGTTCCTCCGCGAGATCGGCTCGCTCGACCCGGAGGCCGCCCGCGCGCGGCTGGCCGCCGCCGGACTGGACGACTGGGCGACGGGCAACGTCCTGTCGTACCTCGCCGAGCAGAAGCAGAGCTGCGGCCATGTGCCGGACGACCGCACGATCGTCGTCGAGCGCTTCCGCGACGAGCTGGGCGACTGGCGGGTGGTGGTGCACTCCCCGTTCGGCGCGCAGGTGCACGCCCCCTGGGCGCTGGCCCTCGGCGCCCGCCTCGCCGAGCGCTACGGCATGGACGCGCAGGTCATGCACGCCGACGACGGCATCGTGCTGCGCCTGCCGGACGCCGACCTGATGGGCCTGGACCTGCTCGACAGCGACACCGGCGACTTCGACCCGGCGGCCCGCGGCATGGAGTACGACCCCGAGCAGTCCCCGGTGGGCGCCGCCGACGTGGTCTTCGACAAGGGCGAGGTCGACCAGGTCGTCACGGACCAGGTGGGCGGCTCGGCCCTGTTCGCCTCCCGGTTCCGCGAGTGCGCGGCCCGCGCCCTGCTGCTGCCCCGCCGCAACCCCGGCAAGCGCACGCCCCTGTGGCAGCAGCGCCAGCGCGCCTCCCAGCTCCTCCAGGTGGCGGGCGAGTTCGGGTCGTTCCCGATCGTGCTGGAGGCCGTCCGCGAATGCCTCCAGGACGTCTTCGACGTACCGGGCCTGACGGAGCTGATGGGCGACATCGAGGCCCGCCGGGTCCGCCTCGTCGAGGTCACCACGCCCGAGCCGTCCCCCTTCGCCCGCTCCCTGCTGTTCGGCTATGTGGCCCAGTTCCTGTACGAGGGCGACTCCCCGCTCGCCGAGCGCCGGGCCGCCGCCCTCTCCCTGGACTCCCGGCTGCTGGCCGAGCTGCTCGGCCAGGCCGAGCTGCGCGAACTGCTCGACGCCGATGTCCTGGCCGAGCTGGAGAGCGAGCTGCAGTGGCGGACGGAGGACCGCCGGGTCAAGGACGCCGAGGGCGTCGCCGACCTGCTGCGGATGCTCGGCCCGCTCACCGACGCCGAGTTGTCCGAGCGCGGCGCCGATCCCGCGTGGGTACGGGAGCTGGCGTCGGCCCGCCGGGCCATCACCGTCCGCATCGCGGGCCAGGACCACTGGGCCGCCGTCGAGGACGCGGGCCGACTGCGCGACGCCCTGGGCACGGCTCTGCCCGTGGGTGTCCCCGAGTCCTTCACCGAGCCCGTCAAGGACCCCCTCGGCGACCTCCTGTCCCGATATGCCCGTACGCACGGTCCGTTCACCTCCGACCAGGCCGCCGCCCGCTTCGGCCTCGGCACGGCCGTCACGGACGGCGCACTGCAACGGCTGGCCTCAGCAGGCCGCGTGGTCCAGGGCGAATTCCACCCCTCCGGAATCGGCCAGGAATGGTGCGACGCCCAAGTCCTCCGCCGCCTGCGCCGCCGCTCCCTGGCCGCGCTCCGGCACGAGCTGGAGCCCGTACCGCCCGCCGCCCTGGCGTCCTTCCTCCCGCAGTGGCAGCAGGTCGGGCCCCTGACGCCCAAGGCGCCGTACGGAGCGGGGGCACAGCGCGGCGGGTCGTACGGTCTGCGCGGCATCGACGGCGTGGTCCGCGCCGTCGAGCAGTTGCAGGGCGCGGCCGTGCCCGCCTCCGCCCTCGAAAAGCTGGTGCTGCCCTCCCGCGTCGGCGACTACGCCCCGGCGCTCCTTGACGAGCTGACCTCCACCGGCGAGGTGCTGTGGGCCGGCGCGGGCGCGCTCCCCGGCAAGGACGGCTGGATCTCCCTCTACCTCGCCGACACCGCTCCGCTGCTCCTGCCGCCACCGCACCCGCTGGAGCTGTCCCCCCTGCACCAGTCCGTCCTCCAGGCCCTCGCCCCCGGCTACGGCCTCTTCTTCCGCCAGCTCGCCGACCAGGTCCGCGCCACCACCCACCCCGAGTGCACCGACCCGCAACTCGCCGACGTCCTGTGGGACCTGGCCTGGTCCGGCCGGCTCACCAACGACACCCTCGCCCCGCTGCGCGCGCTCCTCGGCTCCGGGCGTACGTCCGGTTCCACCGCCCACCGGGCCAAGCGCGCAGTCCCCCGCGGCCGGTACGGCACCCTGACCGCGGCCACCGGCCGCACCGGCCGCCCCACCGCCTCCCGGTCCGGGCCGCCGACCGTCGCCGGCCGCTGGTCCCTGCTCCCCGCCCCCGAACCGGAGCCCACCCACCGCGCCCACGCCCTGGCACGCACGCTCCTGGACCGGCACGGCGTCGTCACCCGCGGCGCCGTCGCCGCCGAGGGGGTCGAGGGCGGCTTCTCGGCCGCGTACCGGGTCCTGGCCGCCTTCGAGGAGACCGGCCAGGCCCGGCGCGGCTATGTGGTCGAGGGGCTGGGCGCCGCGCAGTTCGCCATGGACGGCGCGGTCGACCGGCTGCGCGCGGTCAACACCAGCCGGGAGCGCACCGCCGACGAGTATCCCCAGGAGGCCCCGGGCGGCCGCCGTACGACCGGGCCGCAGCGGGCGCTGGTCCTCGCCGCCGCCGACCCGGCGAACGCGTACGGAGCCGCCCTGTCCTGGCCCGAGCCGCCGGACGGCTCGACCCACAAGCCGGGCCGCAAGGCGGGCTCCCTCGTCGTCCTCGTCGACGGCGAGCTGACGCTTTACATGGAGCGCGGCGGCAAAACCCTGCTGGCATGGGCGCAGTCCGGTGAAGCGGGCACCTCCGACCCCGGCTCCCCCGCAGGTACGCGCCTGCGGCTCGCCCTCGAAGCGCTCGCCGACGCCGCGCGGGCCGGCGCCCTCGGCACGATCACCGTGGAGCGCGTCAACGGAGCCGCGGCCCTCACCGCCCCGCTCGCCCCTGCCCTGGAGGCAGCCGGCTTCCATCCCACGCCAAGGGGGTTCCGACTGCGTCCTTGA
- a CDS encoding Fpg/Nei family DNA glycosylase — translation MPEGDTVWRTARRLHEALAGKQLTRTDLRVPKLATTDLAGRTVLEVVPRGKHLLTRVEGGLTLHSHLRMDGAWKIYTPAERWRGGPGHQIRAVLATADRTAVGYRLPVLELLRTADESDAVGHLGPDLLGPDWDADEALRRLLADPARPLGEALLDQRNLAGIGNVFKCELCFLLRASPWLPIGRLPAPERATTLAKKLLEANKDRLARVTTPSARPDRRQWVYGRGGRPCFRCGTPIRTGEQGPATQERVTYWCPACQPEDADTPTPTAPTG, via the coding sequence ATGCCCGAAGGCGACACCGTCTGGCGCACCGCCCGCCGCCTCCACGAAGCGCTGGCCGGCAAGCAGCTGACCCGGACCGACCTGCGCGTGCCCAAGCTCGCCACCACCGATCTGGCCGGCCGTACGGTCCTGGAGGTGGTCCCGCGCGGCAAGCACCTCCTCACCCGGGTCGAGGGCGGCCTGACCCTCCACTCACACCTGCGCATGGACGGCGCCTGGAAGATCTACACCCCGGCCGAGCGCTGGCGCGGCGGCCCCGGCCACCAGATCCGCGCGGTCCTCGCCACGGCCGACCGCACCGCCGTCGGCTACCGCCTGCCCGTACTGGAACTCCTGCGCACCGCCGACGAGAGCGACGCCGTGGGCCACCTGGGCCCGGACCTGCTGGGCCCCGACTGGGACGCGGACGAGGCGCTGCGGCGCCTGCTCGCCGACCCCGCCCGCCCGCTCGGCGAGGCGCTGCTCGACCAGCGGAACCTGGCCGGCATCGGCAATGTCTTCAAGTGCGAGCTGTGCTTCCTGCTGCGGGCGTCCCCGTGGCTGCCCATCGGCCGGCTGCCCGCTCCGGAGCGCGCGACCACCCTCGCGAAGAAGCTCCTGGAGGCCAACAAGGACCGCCTCGCCCGCGTCACGACACCGAGTGCCCGCCCGGACCGCCGCCAGTGGGTGTACGGCCGCGGCGGCCGCCCGTGCTTCCGCTGCGGCACACCGATCCGTACGGGAGAACAAGGCCCGGCTACCCAGGAACGCGTCACCTACTGGTGCCCCGCCTGCCAGCCGGAGGACGCGGACACGCCAACGCCCACTGCGCCGACCGGGTGA
- a CDS encoding hydroxymethylbilane synthase, with translation MSADPPARELRIGTRTSPMALAQTAHVTRLLHALDPRLRIVTVPVQSESGLWHGDLSGTGGKGLFVKALDARLQSGDIDLALHCLKDVPGDVPLREGLVVAAHLERADVRDALVVPEHSGVRRLDDLPPGARIGTASVRRRAQLLRIRPDLRIVPVRGAVGTRLDLLDGGRDAHAQMHTQTRTQTPTQKHAQTPSHTHGRPHAHSHPPAHPHAELDALVLASAGLARLGLTHRATQLFEVDELLPAVGAGVLSLECRRHDTSLAALLEQLNHERTLTEATAERVMLQGLRGHCNSPIAGYCVTGPGGRLSLRGKVFSPDGTAFAQVHLHSDAPHDPAALGAHAATELLSQGARALIDTGAPL, from the coding sequence GTGAGCGCCGATCCCCCCGCCCGCGAGCTGCGCATCGGCACCCGTACGAGCCCCATGGCCCTCGCCCAGACCGCCCATGTCACCCGGCTGCTGCACGCGCTCGACCCGCGGCTGCGCATCGTGACCGTCCCGGTCCAGAGCGAGTCCGGCCTCTGGCACGGTGATCTGTCCGGCACCGGCGGCAAGGGCCTGTTCGTCAAGGCCCTGGACGCACGGCTGCAGAGCGGCGACATCGACCTCGCGCTGCACTGCCTCAAGGACGTCCCCGGCGATGTGCCGCTCCGTGAAGGGCTGGTCGTCGCCGCGCATCTGGAGCGCGCCGACGTCCGGGACGCGCTGGTCGTCCCCGAGCACTCGGGTGTGCGCCGCCTCGACGACCTGCCGCCCGGCGCCCGGATCGGCACCGCGTCCGTACGCCGCCGGGCCCAGCTCCTGCGGATCCGCCCCGACCTGCGGATCGTGCCCGTACGCGGCGCCGTCGGCACCCGCCTGGACCTCTTGGACGGCGGACGGGACGCACACGCGCAGATGCATACGCAGACGCGGACGCAGACGCCGACGCAGAAGCACGCACAGACGCCTTCTCATACGCATGGACGCCCGCACGCGCATTCGCACCCGCCCGCGCACCCGCACGCCGAACTGGACGCGCTGGTCCTGGCCAGTGCCGGCCTGGCCCGGCTGGGCCTGACCCACCGGGCGACGCAGCTCTTCGAAGTGGACGAACTGCTGCCGGCCGTCGGCGCCGGCGTCCTGTCCCTGGAGTGCCGCCGTCACGACACCTCCCTCGCCGCGCTGCTGGAACAGCTCAACCACGAGCGCACGCTCACGGAGGCGACCGCCGAGCGCGTGATGCTCCAGGGGCTGCGCGGCCACTGCAACAGCCCCATCGCGGGGTACTGCGTCACCGGCCCCGGCGGGCGGCTCTCCTTGCGCGGCAAGGTCTTCTCCCCTGACGGCACCGCGTTCGCGCAGGTGCACCTGCACAGCGACGCGCCGCACGATCCGGCCGCGCTCGGCGCGCACGCCGCGACCGAACTCCTCAGCCAGGGCGCCCGTGCGCTGATCGACACCGGGGCTCCGCTGTGA
- a CDS encoding PPOX class F420-dependent oxidoreductase, whose amino-acid sequence MSKPPLPREAVAMLEKPNPSVITTLRSDGQPVSTATWYLWDDGRVLVNMDEGRRRLQHLRNDPRVTLTVLDGDSWYTHISLIGRVTEFRDDEGLKDIDRLARHYLGDSYPQRDRARVSAWIEIDRWHGWGSHKDSNQAG is encoded by the coding sequence ATGTCGAAACCCCCGCTGCCGCGCGAGGCGGTCGCGATGCTGGAGAAGCCCAACCCGTCGGTCATCACGACCCTGCGGTCGGACGGCCAGCCCGTCTCCACGGCGACCTGGTACCTCTGGGACGACGGCCGCGTGCTGGTCAACATGGACGAGGGCCGTAGGCGCCTGCAGCACCTGCGCAACGACCCCCGGGTGACACTCACCGTCCTCGACGGGGACAGCTGGTACACCCACATCAGCCTCATCGGCCGCGTCACCGAGTTCCGCGACGACGAGGGCCTCAAGGACATCGACCGGCTGGCCCGGCACTATCTCGGCGATTCCTACCCGCAGCGTGACCGCGCTCGCGTCAGCGCCTGGATCGAGATCGACCGCTGGCACGGCTGGGGCAGCCACAAGGACAGCAACCAGGCCGGCTGA
- a CDS encoding methyltransferase domain-containing protein produces MLPSPKTLLAQVADTLGHPVAPSGADAVRAVPRDRSLPDRIRLRDGNGGYALCDRAVEPERWGAAAFSDAPLVTRIKEDADGFQEPTSSASAPATVLRMLEEAGIADGQRVLETGTGTGYHAALLAHRLGDGHVVSVEIDSALADTARAALKTAGRTPTVVTGDGALGHAAAAPYDRIIATCSVRAVPAAWLAQTRPGARLVVPWSTSWITYGTLVLTRRPDGTADGRFGGYGSYMVMRGQRAETVLDRDLVRDGQRPGRSETALSPWAVAGGDLDARFAVGLRVPDVRHSWDTATDEVHTRLWPADDAATSWASVDHDGRRTAAFSVRQHGPRRLWDEVAAAHRQWIRAGGPRVAGHGLAVTADGHEVRVQGRRPPPGG; encoded by the coding sequence TTGCTTCCCTCCCCCAAAACCCTCCTCGCCCAAGTAGCCGACACCCTCGGCCACCCGGTCGCCCCGTCCGGGGCCGACGCCGTACGCGCGGTGCCCCGCGACCGGTCCCTGCCGGACCGGATCCGGCTCCGGGACGGAAACGGGGGCTATGCGCTCTGCGACCGCGCGGTGGAGCCGGAGCGCTGGGGTGCGGCGGCGTTCAGCGACGCGCCGCTCGTGACGCGGATCAAGGAGGACGCCGACGGGTTCCAGGAGCCCACGTCGTCGGCCTCCGCGCCCGCCACGGTGCTGCGCATGCTGGAGGAGGCCGGGATCGCCGACGGGCAGCGGGTGCTGGAGACCGGGACCGGGACCGGGTACCACGCCGCGCTGCTCGCCCACCGGCTCGGGGACGGTCATGTGGTGAGCGTCGAGATCGATTCCGCGCTCGCCGACACCGCCCGCGCCGCCCTCAAGACCGCGGGGCGCACGCCCACCGTCGTCACCGGCGACGGAGCGCTGGGCCACGCCGCTGCCGCCCCGTACGACCGGATCATCGCCACCTGCTCCGTACGGGCCGTCCCCGCGGCCTGGCTCGCGCAGACGCGGCCCGGTGCCCGCCTCGTCGTACCGTGGAGCACCAGCTGGATCACGTACGGCACGCTGGTCCTGACCCGCCGCCCGGACGGCACCGCCGACGGCCGGTTCGGGGGCTACGGCTCGTACATGGTGATGCGCGGCCAGCGGGCGGAGACGGTCCTCGACCGCGATCTCGTGCGCGACGGGCAGCGGCCCGGCCGGTCCGAAACGGCGCTCTCTCCGTGGGCCGTGGCGGGCGGCGACCTCGACGCGCGGTTCGCCGTCGGTCTTCGGGTGCCCGATGTGCGGCATTCCTGGGACACCGCGACGGACGAGGTACACACCCGCCTCTGGCCGGCCGACGACGCCGCGACGTCATGGGCGTCCGTGGACCACGACGGTCGGCGGACCGCCGCCTTTTCCGTACGGCAGCACGGGCCGCGCCGCCTCTGGGACGAGGTGGCCGCGGCCCACCGGCAATGGATCCGCGCGGGCGGGCCCCGCGTCGCCGGCCACGGCCTGGCCGTCACCGCCGACGGACACGAGGTGCGGGTTCAGGGGCGTCGGCCGCCCCCGGGAGGCTGA
- a CDS encoding Dps family protein, with protein MSVVKSTLSDDDRKVVGDALQGALVDLVDLSLVAKQVHWNIIGPRFRSVHLQLDDVVDTARAYADTVAERASAIGVSPDGRAETVAKTSGIDTVQDGWIKDAEVVRVVTDALGAVIARMRERIRVTDEPDPVSQDILIGLTADLEKHHWMFQAESA; from the coding sequence ATGTCTGTCGTCAAGAGCACGCTGTCCGACGACGACCGCAAGGTGGTCGGGGACGCACTGCAGGGAGCCCTCGTCGACCTGGTGGATCTCTCGCTCGTGGCGAAGCAGGTCCACTGGAACATCATCGGCCCGCGGTTCCGCTCCGTACACCTCCAGCTCGACGATGTCGTGGACACGGCGCGTGCGTACGCCGACACGGTCGCCGAGCGCGCCTCGGCGATCGGCGTATCGCCGGACGGGCGGGCCGAGACGGTCGCGAAGACCAGCGGCATCGACACGGTGCAGGACGGCTGGATCAAGGACGCGGAGGTCGTCCGGGTCGTGACCGACGCGCTCGGCGCGGTGATCGCCCGGATGCGCGAGCGCATCCGTGTGACGGACGAGCCCGACCCGGTGTCCCAGGACATCCTCATCGGCCTGACCGCCGACCTTGAGAAGCACCACTGGATGTTCCAGGCGGAGTCCGCCTGA
- a CDS encoding helix-turn-helix domain-containing protein: MILLRRLLGDVLRRQRQRQGRTLREVSSSARVSLGYLSEVERGQKEASSELLSAICDALDVRMSELMREVSDELALAELARSAAASDPVPAPVRPKLNSVSVTSLAGVPEDRVTIKAPAEAVDVVAA; the protein is encoded by the coding sequence ATGATTCTGCTTCGTCGCCTGCTGGGTGACGTGCTGCGCCGACAGCGTCAGCGCCAGGGCCGCACCCTGCGCGAGGTCTCCTCCTCCGCCCGGGTGTCGCTCGGCTACTTGTCCGAGGTCGAGCGGGGACAGAAGGAAGCCTCTTCCGAACTGCTCTCGGCGATCTGCGACGCGCTGGATGTGCGCATGTCCGAGCTGATGCGCGAGGTCAGCGACGAGCTGGCGCTCGCCGAGCTGGCCCGCTCCGCGGCCGCGAGCGACCCGGTGCCCGCACCGGTCCGCCCCAAGCTGAACTCGGTGTCCGTGACCTCGCTGGCCGGTGTCCCCGAGGACCGCGTGACGATCAAGGCCCCCGCGGAGGCGGTCGACGTCGTCGCGGCCTGA
- a CDS encoding CinA family protein, protein MPADPAPEAASEDFPGAAAAVTAVAARALDVLAARGESLAVAESLTGGLVSGALTGVPGASRVFRGSVTAYATALKRDVLGVDGALLDARGAVDAEVARRMARGVRRVLGAHWGIATTGVAGPDPQDGQPVGTVFVAVSGPGDAGGVRRLTLTGGRERIRRDTVAAALALLVSELTENAAAQDTEQRGEF, encoded by the coding sequence ATGCCCGCTGATCCCGCACCGGAGGCGGCCTCCGAGGACTTCCCGGGCGCGGCAGCCGCGGTGACGGCCGTGGCCGCGCGGGCGCTCGACGTGCTCGCGGCGCGCGGGGAGAGCCTGGCGGTGGCCGAATCGCTGACGGGCGGCCTGGTATCCGGGGCGCTCACCGGGGTACCCGGAGCCTCCCGGGTCTTCCGGGGTTCGGTGACGGCGTACGCGACCGCGCTCAAGCGGGACGTCCTGGGCGTGGACGGCGCGCTGCTGGACGCCCGCGGAGCCGTGGACGCGGAAGTTGCCCGCCGGATGGCCCGTGGTGTACGGCGTGTGCTGGGCGCCCACTGGGGTATCGCCACTACAGGGGTTGCCGGCCCCGACCCCCAGGACGGACAGCCCGTGGGCACGGTCTTCGTCGCGGTCTCCGGGCCGGGCGACGCGGGCGGTGTACGACGGCTCACACTGACCGGCGGCCGCGAGCGGATCCGCCGGGACACGGTGGCGGCGGCACTGGCGCTGCTGGTGAGCGAACTGACAGAGAATGCGGCGGCACAGGATACGGAACAACGGGGGGAATTTTGA